A single genomic interval of Malania oleifera isolate guangnan ecotype guangnan chromosome 13, ASM2987363v1, whole genome shotgun sequence harbors:
- the LOC131145406 gene encoding plastidial pyruvate kinase 4, chloroplastic, giving the protein MMAIQIANFSDLTSFNLSEKFTHMQCRFHVKQPVFRYEIVQSLAGKKGCMRSKIFLFAIPNGSDKLGSGSLDCSNDEVSMALENNESSVDPNVEVDSILLPESYFSQNREHLSNQGNLLDKLKAVHLHVLALEQWNASRLKLCHRNYLVSATNLIHYLALKCLDVEQLKEDLSSVGLLNLETINLYVFASLTAGIQMLESLKFNTPNSLENVAEGACPQKSLNKQIQGEFTIDKMRKKASSNKQSLLGSLRDDRTTHIMVTLGQEAVESDTLITDLLKRGTTIFRINCAHGNRCVWSEVITRIKQNSQMLEKPCRIIMDLAGPKLRTGNLKAGPCVMKISPKKNATGDLIYPAQIWLSQKGAGPPPSHLSFDAVLSIDGNEFFNELDFGDIVRFFDARGKQRTLKISKRFHALSGAGFLAECGKTAYVQSATELYVKRKKKKFLVGQVVDVPPVERFLRLRVGDLLIISRDGCTEQDEQNPPAVGAHRVTCSSGYLFDSVKPGEPIAFDDGKIWGVIQGTSISEIIVSITHAGLKGTKLGSEKSINIPSSNIRFEGLTSKDIMDLEFVAAHADMVGVSFVRDIRDIVVVCRELEKRKLQNLGIVLKIETKGGFEKLPLMLLEAMKSPNPLGVMIARGDLAVECGWESLADMQEQILSICGAAHIPVIWATQVLESLVKSGVPTRAEITDVASGKRASCIMLNKGKNILEAVSTLDTILHSSSTKMKAELKPLVLSSHLF; this is encoded by the exons ATGATG GCCATTCAAATAGCTAACTTCTCAGATTTGACTTCCTTTAACCTAAGTGAGAAGTTCACCCATATGCAATGTAGATTTCATGTAAAACAGCCAGTTTTTAGGTATGAAATTGTTCAATCTCTTGCGGGGAAAAAGGGATGCATGAGATCAAAGATTTTTCTCTTTGCTATTCCAAATGGAAGTGATAAACTTGGAAGCGGTTCGCTAGATTGCTCTAATGATGAAGTTTCTATGGCTTTGGAGAATAATGAGAGTTCTGTAGATCCAAATGTGGAAGTTGATTCCATTCTGCTCCCAGAATCATACTTCTCTCAAAACCGTGAGCATCTGAGCAACCAAGGAAATCTTCTTGACAAGCTAAAGGCTGTTCACTTGCATGTATTAGCACTGGAACAGTGGAATGCTTCCCGACTAAAGCTTTGTCACAG AAATTACTTGGTGAGTGCAACAAATTTAATACATTATCTGGCATTGAAGTGCCTTGATGTCGAACAACTTAAAGAAGATCTTTCTTCTGTCGGTCTTCTGAATTTGGAGACAATTAATCTATATGTCTTTGCAAGTCTTACTGCTGGCATCCAGATGTTGGAAAGCTTGAAATTTAACACCCCAAACAGCCTAGAGAATGTTGCTGAAGGAGCTTGTCCTCAAAAAAGTTTGAACAAGCAAATACAGGGGGAGTTCACTATAGATAAAATGAGGAAGAAGGCATCTTCCAACAAGCAATCATTGTTAGGCTCACTTAGAGATGATAGAACTACTCATATCATGGTTACGTTGGGCCAAGAAGCTGTTGAAAGTGATACACTTATAACTGATCTTCTCAAGCGAGGGACTACCATCTTTCGGATCAATTGTGCACATGGAAACCGATGTGTATGGAGTGAGGTAATTACTAGGATTAAACAAAACTCTCAGATGCTGGAGAAACCATGTCGAATTATCATGGACTTAGCTGGACCAAAGCTCCGTACTGGCAACTTGAAGGCTGGTCCATGTGTGATGAAAATATCTCCCAAGAAGAATGCCACTGGAGATTTGATCTACCCTGCTCAAATTTGGCTATCTCAAAAAGGAGCAGGGCCCCCTCCTTCTCATTTATCCTTTGATGCAGTTCTGTCCATAGATGGGAATGAGTTTTTCAATGAGCTTGATTTTGGTGACATAGTTAGATTCTTTGATGCTAGAGGAAAACAAAGGACATTAAAGATTTCTAAGAGATTTCATGCTTTATCTGGCGCTGGGTTCTTGGCTGAGTGTGGTAAAACTGCTTATGTTCAGTCAGCCACAGAATTGTATgttaagagaaagaaaaaaaagttcTTAGTTGGACAAGTTGTGGATGTCCCTCCTGTTGAGCGGTTCCTCAGATTGAGAGTTGGAGATTTGCTGATCATTTCACGAGATGGATGTACTGAGCAAGACGAACAGAATCCACCTGCAGTTGGTGCTCATAGGGTAACTTGTTCTTCTGGCTATCTTTTTGACTCAGTCAAGCCGGGAGAACCTATTGCGTTCGATGATGGGAAGATTTGGGGAGTAATACAAGGAACTAGTATCTCAGAAATTATAGTTTCGATTACTCATGCAGGTTTGAAAGGTACCAAACTTGGCTCGGAGAAATCTATAAACATTCCTTCCAGCAATATTAGGTTTGAAGGCCTTACTTCGAAGGATATTATGGATCTTGAGTTTGTCGCTGCGCATGCTGACATGGTGGGTGTTTCATTTGTGCGAGATATTCGTGATATTGTTGTGGTTTGCCGAGAATTGGAGAAGCGGAAGCTTCAAAACTTGGGGATTGTCTTGAAGATCGAAACAAAAGGTGGGTTTGAGAAATTGCCTCTCATGCTGCTGGAGGCAATGAAATCTCCAAATCCTTTGGGAGTAATGATTGCCAGAGGAGATCTTGCAGttgagtgtggatgggaaagccTGGCAGATATGCAGGAACAAATTCTATCCATATGTGGTGCTGCCCATATACCAGTCATCTGGGCGACTCAGGTTCTGGAATCGTTAGTCAAGTCAGGTGTTCCTACTAGAGCTGAGATTACAGATGTGGCTAGTGGAAAGAG GGCAAGTTGCATCATGTTGAACAAAGGGAAAAATATCCTTGAAGCTGTTTCGACTCTGGATACAATCCTACACAGCAGC